A stretch of DNA from Micromonospora sp. NBC_01813:
CAGCACCTGCCAGGCCGCGCGTACCTCGACCGGGTCGCCGAGCGCGGTGCCGGTGCCGTGCGCCTCCAGGTAGGACACGTCGCGTCCGGCGACCCCGGCGTCGGCCAGGGCCGCCGTCAGCACCGCCCGCTGGGCGGTCCCGTTGGGTGCGGTCAGCCCGGACGACGCGCCGTCGGAATTGACGGCGCTGCCCCGCAGCACGGCCAGCACCCGGTCCCCGTCGCGTTGGGCGGCCGACAACGGCTTGAGCACCAGCACCGCGGCGGCCTCGGACCGCACGAAACCGTCGGCGTCGGCGGCGAAGGTCCGGCAGCGTCCGTTCGGGGAGAGCATGTGCGCCCGGCTGACCGCGACCGACGCCTCCGGCGACAGGATCACGTTCACCCCGCCGACCAGCGCGGTGTCGGTCTCCGCGCCGCGCAGCGACCGGATCGCCAGGTGCAGCGCGACCAGCGACGACGAACACGCGGTGTCCACCGCGATCGCCGGGCCGTGCGACCCGAGCAGGTACGCGATCCGGCCGGCCGCCGCGTTGAGCGAGGTGCCCGTGCCGAAGTACGCGTCGAGCTGGTCGAGGCCGCCGCGCTGCAGCAGTTTGGCGTAGTCGGAGTTGGAGATGCCGACGAAGACGCCGGTGCGCCCGCCCGCCAGACTGGTCGGGTCGACGTCGGCGTCCTCCAACGCGTGCCAGGCGCATTCGAGCAGCAGCCGGTGCTGCGGGTCCAGGCTCTGCGCCTCGCGGGCCGGCAGACCGAAGAAGCCCGCGTCGAACCGGTCGATGTCGCGCAGGAACCCGCCCTGGTCGGTGGTGACGGTGCCGGTGCTCATCGGGTCACGGTCGTACAGCGCGGTGCCGTCCCATCGCTGTGCCGGCACCGGACCGACGCCGTCGTGGCCGTCGACGAGCAACCGCCAGAACTCGTCCGTCGAGTCGGCGCCGGGAAAGCGGCCCGCCATGCCGATGATCGCGATCGGCTCGCCGGCCCCGGATGACCGTGCCGCCGTGGTCACCGCCGCCGCCGGCTTCGCCGCCGGCCAGGTCGCAGGAAGAGCCGGTGGTACGGCGAGGTCGCCCGGGGGGACCAGTTCCGCTGCCGGCGCGACCGCGACCGCCGGAGGTTCGTCGTGGCCGACGCGATCCAGAATCAGCGCGGCCAGACCGGTGATCGTCGGGTGGTCGAACACGTCGGCCACCTGGAGTGCGCCGCCGTACTCGGCGGTCAGCGCGTCGATCAGGTCGACCGCCATCATCGAGTCCAGCCCGAGGTCGAAGAATCCCTGGTCGTGGCGAATCGGTTCGCCCTGCGGATAGCCGAGGATCCGGGCGACCAGGGCACCGACCGCGTCGCGTACGGCTGCCGGGCGGGCCAGCTCCGGCAGGGCCAGCAGCCGGGTGCGGCCCGCGCCGGCGGGGGCGGCCCCGGCCGGGTCGGCGGGTCCCGACGCCGGCCCGGCCGGGTGAACGGTGCCGCCGGTGGCGGTGGCGGTGGTGTCCGGCGACGCGGCGAGGTCGCCGAACAACGCCCGGCGCCGCCGGGTGGACAGCACGGCGGTGAAGCGTGCCCAGCGGACCGGGCAGCAGATCAGCACCGCCTCCGGGCCCGGTGTCCCGGCGGTCAGACTGGTGGTGCCGGTCCGTGGCGTCACCGCATCGACACCGCCGCGCGCCAGCTCCGCCAGATCGGTGTCGTCGACCATCCCGTCGCCGGCCCACGGTCCGAACGCGATGCTGGTCGCGGCCAGGCCGGCGGCCGCCCGGTGGTTGGCGATCATGTCCAACCCGCCGTTGGCGGCCGCGTAGCCGCCGTAGCCGTCGGTTCCCCACACCGCCGAGACGGAGGAGACCACGACGAAGAAGTCCAGCGGCTGGTCGCGCAGCAGCAGATGCAGCCACCAGGCACCGGTGAACTTGCCGCGCAGGGCTTGGGCGAAGGCCTGCGCGTCGGCATCGGCCAGTGGGGTGCGGCCCAGCTGGCCGGCGGCGTGCAGGACCCCACGTAGCCGGGTCGTCTCGCCGTCGAGGACGCGGGCCAGCGCCACCGGGTCGGCGCAGTCCGCCGGCCGGTATCGGGCGTCCACGCCAGCGGCGGCCAGTTCGTCGAGCAGTTGCGCCGCAGCTGGCGGCAACTCCGTGGGGTCGCGGCGGCCGGTCAGCAACAGCCGCCGGGCACCCCGGCGGACGAGATCGCGTACCAGGGCCCGCCCCACCCCGCCGAGCGCGCCGGTGACGAGATAGGTGCCGTCGGGCTCGACCGGCAGACGCGGGGCGAACTCCGCTGGCACCGGGCGAAGCCGCGCTGTCAGCAGCCGACCGTGCCGGACGGCGAGCAGATCCTCCCCGTCGTTCGTCGGCAGGGCCCGTAGCAGGGCCCGCAGGTCGGCCCGGTCGGCGTTCGCCGGCAGGTCGATCACCCCGCCCCAGGCCGGCAGTTCGAGGCCGAGTACCGGGGCCAGGCCGTGCAGCAGTCCGTGGGTGCTGGCGGTGACCTGGTCGCCGGCATCCACCCGACGCGCCTCCCGGGTCAGCAGCACGATCCGGCGGGTGGCCGACCCGGCGGGCAGCGACCGTACGGCGGTGGTGACCGTGGCGCACAGCGCCGCGCCGGCCGTCGCCGGGTCGACGGTGCATGGGTCCGGTGCCGCGTCGGCTGCCGGCAGGTGCCCCGGCAGCGGCTCGGCGACCATCGCGAACAGCAGGCAGACCGGTTCGTCGGGATCGCGATGGCGCCAGAACTCGTGCCAGCCCGCGTCGTCGACCGGTAACGGCAGGGTGTCGGTGGGCGGTCCGGCGGGACCCAGGACGACCACCGGTGTCCCGTCGGCCCGGGCCGCGTCGGCCAGCCTGCTCAGCAGGTCGCTGTCGTCTCCGGCCAACACCAGGGTGGTGCCGTCCGGCTCGTGACCCGCCAGCGGCTGCCAGTCGAGTCCGTACAAGGGAGGTGTCGCCGGGCCCGCGACCCGGTCCTGGGGCGCCCCCGTGGCGGGCTGGCCGTGGTCCGTCGGCGTGGCCGGCATCGAGGTCGGCGGCGCGTGCCGTTGCCGCTGCCACGGGTAGTGCGGCAGCTCGACGACCTGTCGGGGCAGCTCGGGCAGGGCACTGCCCGGTTCGCCGTCGAAGACGCGCAGCGCCGGTGAGTCGACGCCGGCGGCGAGCGCGGTGAGCGCGGTCACCGCGCTCACCGGGTCGCCGGCGGTGATCCGCGCCCGCACGGCCAGCCGGGCCCGGCCGGTGGTGACGGTGTACGCGAAGGCGGGGTACCGCCGCGGCGGAAGTTCGGCCAGCCGTCGCCGGTACCGGTCGGCGAGTTCGCGTAGCGCCGGCAGGCTGGCGGCGGCGAGTTCGAAGCCGGCCACCGGCACGTCGCCGCGACCGGCAGCGTCACCGTCCTTGTCCACCGCACCGTCGCCATCGGGGGCGTCGGTCGGGCCTGGGGTGCCGACGACGATGTGGGCGTTGGTCCCGCTCATCCCGAAGGAACTGACCCCGGCGTACCGAGGCGCGCCCGGTCGACCGGTCCAGGGCACCAGGTCGGTCGGTATCCGTACCCGGGTGTCGGCCAGGTCGATCCGCGGATTCAGGGTGCCGAAGTGCACCAGCGGCGGTACGCCGCCGTGGCGCAGCGACAGGATCGCCTTGACCACGCCGACCACCCCGGCGGCCGCCTCCAGATGACCGAGATTGGTCTTGACCGCTCCGACATGCAGCGGGTCACCGGCATCGGTGACCCGGCCGAGCGTCGCCGTCACGGCCTCCATCTCGATCGGATCCCCCAACGGGGTTCCGGTGCCGTGCGTCTCGATGAGTCCGATGTCGGCCGGGCCGAGCCGGGCGTCGGCGAGCGCCGCCTCGATGAGGGCGGACTGCGCGAGCACGTTGGGGGCGGTGAAGCCGGACGATCGTCCGTCCTGGTTGACCGCCGAGCCTTTCACCACCGCGTGGATGACGTCCCGGTCGCGTCGGGCGGCGTCGAGCCGCTTGAGCACGAGCACCGCGCAACCTTCGCCCCGGACGAACCCGTTCGCCCGGGCGTCGAACGCCTTGCAGCGGCCGTCCGGGGCGAGCGCGCCCATCTCCTTGCCGAGCAGCCGGGTCGACCGGGGGGACAGGATCAGGTTGACCCCGCCGGCCAGGGCCACCTCGCATTCGCCGTTGCGCAGCGCCGACACGGCCTGATGGATGGCGACCAACGACGACGAGCAGGCGGTGTCGACGGCGACCGCCGGCCCGGTCAGCCCCAACGCGTACGCGACCCGGCCCGCCGCGAAGCAGTGCCCGTTGCCGGTGGCCCAGTAGGCGTCGGCGTCGGTCGGTTCCCAGTCGCGGTAGTCCTGGTGGGTGATACCGACGAAGAAGCCGGTACGGGTGCCGCGCAGCTGCTCGGGCGGGCGGGCGGCGTGGTCCAGCGCCTCGTGGCAGACCTCCAACAGCAGCCGGTGCTGTGGATCGAGCGCCCGGGCCTCCCGGGGACTGATCCCGAAGAAGGACGCGTCGAAGTCGAGCACCTCGTCGAGGAAGCCGCCGAGCCGGGGCAGGTCGGCCCACTGCTGTTCGAAGGGCGCCATCCGGGCCGCTGGCAGCTGGCCGATGAGGTCCCGTCCGTCGGTCAGCGCCTGCCAGAATCCGTCCAGGGTGTCGATTCCGCCGGGCAGCCGCAGGCCGACGCCGATCACCGCGATCGGTTGGTTGTCGCCGTTGGCTTCCAACTGCGCCCGTAGCTTGCGGACCGTGTCCATCGCCCGGGACAGCGGGGTCGGCGCGACGGGTGCCGCGCCGCTCGATGTCGTCGTCACAGCGGTTCCTCCATGGGGATCCGGTCGCAGAGCATGCCGGTGAGCGCACCCGAGGTGCCGTACGTCCACAGCAGGGTCGGTGAGAGTTTCAGGTCGAACGCCGCCTCCAGCCGGTTGCGCAGCTCCAGGCTCATCAACGAGTCCAACCCGAGCGACTTGAACGGGGTGTCCCGGTCGATGGCGGTCGGCTCGATCCGCAGTACCCGGCCGGTGAGTTCCCGTACCTTGGCCTCGACCAGCGGAGCCCTGCCGTCGGCCGGGGCACCACGCAACTGCTCGAGGAACTGGCCGGTGTCGCCGCCGCGGTTCGTTCGACCGGCGCGCAGCTCCTGCCAGCTCGCGAGCGCGGCGGTGTCGGGGTAGGCGTCGAACCACTGCCGTAGGTCCAGCGGCAGGTAGCCGACGACCGGCGTGTCGGCGGCCAGCAGCCGGGTCAGGGCCGGCCAGGCCTGCTCGACCGGGAAGCTGCCCATGCCTCGTTCGGCGAGCCGGTCGCCCCGGTTGCCGTCGCGTGCGGCGAGACCGATGCCGGCGAAGGGTCCCCACTGCAGGGACAGCCCGGGTAGTCCGTCGTGGCGGCGGGCACCGGCGAGCCCGTCGAGGTAGGCGTTCGCGGCGGCGTACGCCGCCTGCCCGGTGTTGCCGACCAGCGCGGCGGCCGAGCTGAACAGTACGAACAGGTCGAGCGGATCGGCACGGGTGAGGTCGTCCAGATGCCGGGCCCCGTCCACCTTCGGCGCGAGGACCCGCTCGATCTGGTCGGCCCGCAGGGTGGCCACGGTGGCGTCGTCGAGTACCCCGGCCGCGTGCACCACGCCGCGTATCGGCGGCAACTCGGCGCGGACGTCGGTGAGTACGTCGGCGAGCGCGGCCGCGTCGGCGACGTCGACCTGGTAGGTCCGCACCAGGACGCCCCGCTCGCGCAGCGCCGCGATCCGGTGCGCCGTGTCGCCGTGCGGCGCGGTGCGGCCGAGCAGGGCGAGTGCGCCGCCGCCGTGCTCGCCGATGAACTCCGCCAGCGACAGGCCCAGCGCGCCCAGCCCACCGGTGACGAGGTAGCTGCCGTCGTCGCGGAACCGGCCGTCCGGCATCGGCTCGGGTGCCACCGACTCGACGGTGTCGGGTCGGGTGAGGACGAACTTGCCGATGTGCCGACCGTGGGACATCTCGCGGAGGGCGTCGGCAGCCGCGCTGAACGGATACTCGGTCACCGGCAGTCGACCGAGTTCGCCGGTTGCGACCAGCTTCCAGACCTGTTCGAACTGCTGGCGGAAGCGGTCCGGCCGGCGCTGCATCAGACCGGCCACGTCGACCGCCGCGAGGCTGATGCCCTTGCGGAACGCGCCGAGGGTGATGGTCCGGTCGGCGTAGATGTCCTTCTTTCCGACCTCGATGAACCGACCGTCCTCGGCGAGTACGTCCAGACCGAGCGGGATCGCCGCGCCGGTGAGGGAGTTGAGGACCACGTCGCATCCCCGTCCGCCGGTGGCGGCCAGCACCTCGTCGGCCCAGGACAGGTCTCGGGAGTCGAAAACGTGTCGTACGCCGAGCGCACGCAGGTGGTCCCGCTTGTCCTCGGTGCCGGCGGTGGCGATCACCTCTGCGCCGAGGTGCCGGGCGACGGCGATCGCGGCGAGCCCCAGCCCGCCGGCGGCGGAGTGCACCAGGACGGTGTCGCCGGGACCGGTCCGGCCAAGCTCGGCCAGGCCGTACCAGGCGGTGACGGCGACCAACGGCAACGCGGCGGCGTCGGCGTCGGTCAGCTCCGCCGGGATCGGGCGCACGCGGCCGGCGTCGACGGTGACGTGGGAGGCGAGCGAGCCGAAGACGCAGGCGACGACCCGGTCGCCCGGGCGCAGGCTGGTCACGCCGGGCCCCACGCCGGTGATCCGCCCGGCGCACTCCCCGCCGAGCAGGCCGGCGCCGACCGGGTCGGGGTACGTGCCGACGGCTTTCATCACGTCGATGAAGTTGAGCGCCGCCGCGCTCACCTCGACCTCGACCTCGCCGGGGCCGGGGCAGCGGCGGCGCAGCGGGCGGAACTCCAGGGCGTCCCAGCGGCCGGGGCGGGTGGCGGCGAGCCGGAACGGTTGGCGAGCGGTCCGCCACCGGGGGCGGTCGCCGTCCGGGTCCAGCTCCGGGCTGGCGGTGGCGAGGATCCGGCCGACGTAGCGCCCGTCGGGGCGTAGGACCACCTGATCGTCGCCGTCGGCGGCACCGAGCTCGGCGGCGAGCGCGGCCAGCCGGGCCGGCGCGGTCAGCCCGGCCGGTGGCTCGCCCGGATCCGGTGCGGACAC
This window harbors:
- a CDS encoding SDR family NAD(P)-dependent oxidoreductase, with product MTTTSSGAAPVAPTPLSRAMDTVRKLRAQLEANGDNQPIAVIGVGLRLPGGIDTLDGFWQALTDGRDLIGQLPAARMAPFEQQWADLPRLGGFLDEVLDFDASFFGISPREARALDPQHRLLLEVCHEALDHAARPPEQLRGTRTGFFVGITHQDYRDWEPTDADAYWATGNGHCFAAGRVAYALGLTGPAVAVDTACSSSLVAIHQAVSALRNGECEVALAGGVNLILSPRSTRLLGKEMGALAPDGRCKAFDARANGFVRGEGCAVLVLKRLDAARRDRDVIHAVVKGSAVNQDGRSSGFTAPNVLAQSALIEAALADARLGPADIGLIETHGTGTPLGDPIEMEAVTATLGRVTDAGDPLHVGAVKTNLGHLEAAAGVVGVVKAILSLRHGGVPPLVHFGTLNPRIDLADTRVRIPTDLVPWTGRPGAPRYAGVSSFGMSGTNAHIVVGTPGPTDAPDGDGAVDKDGDAAGRGDVPVAGFELAAASLPALRELADRYRRRLAELPPRRYPAFAYTVTTGRARLAVRARITAGDPVSAVTALTALAAGVDSPALRVFDGEPGSALPELPRQVVELPHYPWQRQRHAPPTSMPATPTDHGQPATGAPQDRVAGPATPPLYGLDWQPLAGHEPDGTTLVLAGDDSDLLSRLADAARADGTPVVVLGPAGPPTDTLPLPVDDAGWHEFWRHRDPDEPVCLLFAMVAEPLPGHLPAADAAPDPCTVDPATAGAALCATVTTAVRSLPAGSATRRIVLLTREARRVDAGDQVTASTHGLLHGLAPVLGLELPAWGGVIDLPANADRADLRALLRALPTNDGEDLLAVRHGRLLTARLRPVPAEFAPRLPVEPDGTYLVTGALGGVGRALVRDLVRRGARRLLLTGRRDPTELPPAAAQLLDELAAAGVDARYRPADCADPVALARVLDGETTRLRGVLHAAGQLGRTPLADADAQAFAQALRGKFTGAWWLHLLLRDQPLDFFVVVSSVSAVWGTDGYGGYAAANGGLDMIANHRAAAGLAATSIAFGPWAGDGMVDDTDLAELARGGVDAVTPRTGTTSLTAGTPGPEAVLICCPVRWARFTAVLSTRRRRALFGDLAASPDTTATATGGTVHPAGPASGPADPAGAAPAGAGRTRLLALPELARPAAVRDAVGALVARILGYPQGEPIRHDQGFFDLGLDSMMAVDLIDALTAEYGGALQVADVFDHPTITGLAALILDRVGHDEPPAVAVAPAAELVPPGDLAVPPALPATWPAAKPAAAVTTAARSSGAGEPIAIIGMAGRFPGADSTDEFWRLLVDGHDGVGPVPAQRWDGTALYDRDPMSTGTVTTDQGGFLRDIDRFDAGFFGLPAREAQSLDPQHRLLLECAWHALEDADVDPTSLAGGRTGVFVGISNSDYAKLLQRGGLDQLDAYFGTGTSLNAAAGRIAYLLGSHGPAIAVDTACSSSLVALHLAIRSLRGAETDTALVGGVNVILSPEASVAVSRAHMLSPNGRCRTFAADADGFVRSEAAAVLVLKPLSAAQRDGDRVLAVLRGSAVNSDGASSGLTAPNGTAQRAVLTAALADAGVAGRDVSYLEAHGTGTALGDPVEVRAAWQVLGTDRSPGEPLHLGSVKSNVGHCESASGLVSIVKTVLALRHGQLPANLHCAELNPQIAWSDMNVRVLDSAVRWRAGRGPRLAGVSSFGFSGTNAHVIVAEAPPPDATQPSDDGPSDGPWLLALSAPDEAGLRRSTAAWDEVLAGSGDDELPYLAASAGTGRAHLPVRRAVIGATTADVRRALARPPTRTGPSRPPRVAFLFSGQGSQYFGMGRHLHETEPVFRAAFDACDEILAPQLGSSLRELMWHGDRPELLDQTWATQPALVALELSLAALWASWGVSAAAVIGHSVGEIAAAIHAGVLDLPDGLTLVTRRSRLMQDTRPGAMLAVAADPEQVTEWLVGTTLDVAAINGPRAVVVAGQAEEVADFAAARKEQGVRCQQLVVSHAFHSRLMEPMLDEFRAAVTPLTHRPPTLPIVANLSGGLAGPDTYQGDYWCQHVRQPVRFHEGIGQLRQSGVDVFLEIGPGRTLTGLVAAAATGPDGGVVASLRRGVSDRTALLEAVRDLYTAGQSVRWAAIQPRRAAHTGVRAPHYPFASTRYWTSLAEPATAATAMAAGPRPPARPAAGAPTVPHTGRELRSPALRGRVFEFPRSATFPAYLTDHRLYGTVVTPAASHLATLLQALAPDGAALTITDLVCPRALVITEQEQYDVQLTVDRQTGRLAVSSLVDADRDAWQEHLAGRLGDPDPAQPALAAGRPAPGHLAADQAARAAFIATAQRHVTGAQFYRYFRDLGYTLGPSFRWIADIWLGRDEALVRYAQPDLPDDPAGYQLYPGLIDSCFQSIAGFLVDDASTRQAPSLAIPFAAARLVFPARAPIDGELWGRVTVRSADPLPRGRRRVTAADIALFTPDGQTLLTVDDFRVRHAPRELLLRSLRDDRAGLYTLRWTPAPEAAVGDSGPAAGDDSAPAGATTVTLVGIGAAGAAGTSLATTLRDLGHTVLVDPTGQAGATDLVVDLSWLAQRRSAGGPVPPGGSTAVVPGPVVALASTLRGHPPTVPYAVVLPAGTAAAAEREAVWGLLAAVEAEEPRRRLLRIELAVGDDQPAAARHLGRLLHHTLVSGPSEPRLRISADRVEVPRLVAAADGPVTTWPDRVLITGGLGALGLSTARILADGGTRAITLAGRSAPGAAAQAVIGELAAAGVEVEVLRADVADPDECAAMVAAASRRGPLRAILHLAGTTSDGAFATLPDAAFDSVFAGKVGGARNLARAARGMDLSAFVLFSSVSSVFGAAGQTNYAAANGYLNGLAVELRADGVPAVSVHWGPWEPDGAAGMAASDAVRQAARRLGVRSLTDAEAAPLLAAALGTDSPQLVAVAMDLARYAESVAGHPRSALLRELAAVPAGGTRDGSAGGTRDGSSGGRPAAVGGSSAGGPPAGWLRDRLTGLGGPDRSDGLRAAISELVGEALGVTEQVDETRGFAELGLDSIMAIDLRTRLSHALGTDLPATVALDHPTVRAMAVFVGERITPASAPPAGTRPSDQLAPTSGGSNRPTPAVDPSDLAALSLDDLVAAARADLASGA